From Aquila chrysaetos chrysaetos chromosome 3, bAquChr1.4, whole genome shotgun sequence, the proteins below share one genomic window:
- the LOC115339918 gene encoding von Willebrand factor D and EGF domain-containing protein-like yields MAQRDGGGGGGGGVPRLLLWLALWGLWRGGDAGALPARGEARPFGAGPPAACSPRCQHGGLCLGNGTCLCSKGYEGELCQHATCYPKCKNGGECLRPGKCRCPPGYGGRYCHKVSCEGGCQNGGECISVNGVVKCLCASGWTGSRCQEAICPQGCRNNGACVAPGICSCPAGWVGGACHLAVCKLPCQHGGKCIAPNVCRCRLPYSGLQCTKKRKE; encoded by the exons ATGGCGCAgcgggacggcggcggcggcggcggcgggggggtgcCCCGCCTGCTGCTCTGGCTGGCGCTGTGGGGACTGTGGCGCGGCGGCGACGCCGgcgccctgcccgcccgcgGGGAGGCCCGGCCCTTCGGCGCGGGCCCGCCGGCGGCCTGTAGCCCGCGCTGCCAGCACGGCGGGCTCTGCCTCGGTAACGGCACCTGCCTCTGCTCCAAGGGCTACGAGGGCGAGCTCTGCCAGCACG CAACATGTTatccaaaatgcaaaaatggtGGGGAGTGCCTCAGACCTGGAAAATGCAGATGTCCACCTGGCTATGGGGGTAGATACTGTCATAAAG TAAGCTGTGAAGGAGGCTGTCAAAATGGTGGGGAATGCATCTCTGTCAATGGAGTTGTGAAGTGCCTTTGTGCTTCTGGTTGGACAGGATCAAGATGCCAAGAAG CAATTTGTCCTCAAGGTTGTCGGAATAATGGAGCTTGTGTGGCTCCTGGGATTTGTAGCTGTCCAGCTGGATGGGTCGGTGGAGCATGTCACTTAG CTGTATGTAAACTACCTTGTCAACATGGAGGAAAATGCATAGCTCCAAACGTGTGCAGATGTCGACTGCCGTACTCTGGTCTACAGtgtacaaagaaaaggaaggaatga